A region of Dermochelys coriacea isolate rDerCor1 chromosome 1, rDerCor1.pri.v4, whole genome shotgun sequence DNA encodes the following proteins:
- the TMEM19 gene encoding transmembrane protein 19 isoform X2, translating into MSYQQEDYKESIKMMTNIVILSLLICISLSFWIVSMTASTYYGTLRPISPWRWLFSVVVPLMIASQGFKKKSLDHSGALGGGQRNWVQVFCNGGVPTELALLYMIENGPGEIPIDFSKQYTASWMCLSLLGALACSAGDTWASEIGSVWSKSEPRLITTWEKVPVGTNGGVTLVGLISSLIGGMLVGVAYFITQLVFVSDLDISAPQWPLVVFGAMAGLLGSIIDSYLGATMQYTGFDKRIGMVVNYQTKDSKHISGKPILDNNAVNLFSSVVIALLLPGVAWGFWPRG; encoded by the exons ATGTCTTACCAGCAGGAGGATTACAAAGAATCTATCAAAATGATGACAAATATTGTCATTTTGAGCCTGCTTATTTGTATTTCGTTATCTTTCTGGATTGTGTCTATGACAGCAAGTACGTACTATG GTACTTTACGGCCTATTTCTCCATGGCGTTGGCTTTTTTCGGTTGTGGTTCCACTAATGATTGCTTCACAAGGCTTTAAGAAGAAGAGCCTGGATCACAGTGGAGCTTTAGGGG GTGGGCAGAGGAATTGGGTGCAAGTATTCTGTAACGGTGGTGTCCCTACAGAGCTGGCTCTGCTATATATGATAGAAAATGGACCAGGTGAAATTCCAATAGACTTTTCCAAGCAGTACACTGCATCATGGATGTGTTTATCCCTTTTGGGAGCTTTGGCCTGCTCTGCTGGAGATACTTGGGCTTCAGAGATTGGCAGTGTCTGGAGTAAAAGTGAGCCAAGATTAATAACAACATGGGAAAAGGTTCCAGTAG GTACTAATGGAGGTGTTACATTAGTGGGCCTAATTTCAAGTCTCATTGGTGGTATGCTAGTAGGTGTGGCTTACTTCATTACTCAGCTTGTTTTTGTGAGTGATCTGGATATATCTGCTCCACAGTGGCCACTTGTTGTGTTTGGTGCAATGGCTGGTTTACTGGGGTCAATTATTGATTCATATTTAGGAGCTACAATGCAATATACCG GTTTTGACAAGCGTATTGGCATGGTTGTCAACTACCAAACAAAAGACTCAAAGCACATATCTGGAAAACCTATTCTGGACAATAATGCAGTGAACCTCTTTTCTTCTGTAGTCATTGCTTTGTTACTTCCTGGTGTGGCATGGGGTTTCTGGCCAAGAGGGTGA
- the TMEM19 gene encoding transmembrane protein 19 isoform X1, which yields MSYQQEDYKESIKMMTNIVILSLLICISLSFWIVSMTASTYYGTLRPISPWRWLFSVVVPLMIASQGFKKKSLDHSGALGGLVVGFILTIANYSFFTALLMFFVTSSKLTKWKEDVKKRIDSEFKQGGQRNWVQVFCNGGVPTELALLYMIENGPGEIPIDFSKQYTASWMCLSLLGALACSAGDTWASEIGSVWSKSEPRLITTWEKVPVGTNGGVTLVGLISSLIGGMLVGVAYFITQLVFVSDLDISAPQWPLVVFGAMAGLLGSIIDSYLGATMQYTGFDKRIGMVVNYQTKDSKHISGKPILDNNAVNLFSSVVIALLLPGVAWGFWPRG from the exons ATGTCTTACCAGCAGGAGGATTACAAAGAATCTATCAAAATGATGACAAATATTGTCATTTTGAGCCTGCTTATTTGTATTTCGTTATCTTTCTGGATTGTGTCTATGACAGCAAGTACGTACTATG GTACTTTACGGCCTATTTCTCCATGGCGTTGGCTTTTTTCGGTTGTGGTTCCACTAATGATTGCTTCACAAGGCTTTAAGAAGAAGAGCCTGGATCACAGTGGAGCTTTAGGGG GATTAGTGGTTGGGTTTATCCTAACAATTGCAAATTACAGCTTCTTCACTGCATTGCTCATGTTTTTTGTTACTTCTTCAAAACTTACTAAGTGGAAAGAAGATGTGAAGAAGCGTATAGATTCAGAATTCAAACAAG GTGGGCAGAGGAATTGGGTGCAAGTATTCTGTAACGGTGGTGTCCCTACAGAGCTGGCTCTGCTATATATGATAGAAAATGGACCAGGTGAAATTCCAATAGACTTTTCCAAGCAGTACACTGCATCATGGATGTGTTTATCCCTTTTGGGAGCTTTGGCCTGCTCTGCTGGAGATACTTGGGCTTCAGAGATTGGCAGTGTCTGGAGTAAAAGTGAGCCAAGATTAATAACAACATGGGAAAAGGTTCCAGTAG GTACTAATGGAGGTGTTACATTAGTGGGCCTAATTTCAAGTCTCATTGGTGGTATGCTAGTAGGTGTGGCTTACTTCATTACTCAGCTTGTTTTTGTGAGTGATCTGGATATATCTGCTCCACAGTGGCCACTTGTTGTGTTTGGTGCAATGGCTGGTTTACTGGGGTCAATTATTGATTCATATTTAGGAGCTACAATGCAATATACCG GTTTTGACAAGCGTATTGGCATGGTTGTCAACTACCAAACAAAAGACTCAAAGCACATATCTGGAAAACCTATTCTGGACAATAATGCAGTGAACCTCTTTTCTTCTGTAGTCATTGCTTTGTTACTTCCTGGTGTGGCATGGGGTTTCTGGCCAAGAGGGTGA